The Kitasatospora sp. NBC_01287 genome contains a region encoding:
- a CDS encoding pyridoxal-dependent decarboxylase, translating to MPELPFRDAARATADLVADYLAAVPERPVWQPMDPAARARLLDAPLPGAGRGLDELLRVIEREVMPAPMGNGHPRFFGWVNSAPAPAGVLATLAAAAMNPSSAGGDHADVHLERAVVRWLAELVGFPHGPRGGGEGPGGGGLLTSGTSMATIVCLAAARNRAAARAGHDVRAEGLAGLPPLVGYVSGETHSCVRKAAELLGLGSRQLRVLPGDTEGRLDVEALRAAVAEDRAAGRLPFLVVASAGTVNTGAVDRFEPIADLCAEEGLWLHIDGAYGAFGVLDPGIAHRYAGLGRADSLALDPHKWLGVPVDCGCALLRDAEQLRGTFSLVPAYLRDEEGDGFGWFSEYGTEQTRPFRALKVWATIAHRGREGLAADIAHCTRLARRLGELVEADPELELLAPVETSIVAFRARPARLPPAELNRLNQALPLAVQRRGRAFVTGTVLAGREAMRACLLNAATTEADLTVLLAEVRSAAGDLTTRQ from the coding sequence ATGCCTGAGCTGCCCTTTCGCGATGCCGCCCGCGCCACCGCCGACCTGGTCGCCGACTACCTGGCCGCGGTGCCGGAGCGGCCGGTCTGGCAGCCGATGGACCCCGCGGCACGTGCCCGGCTGCTGGACGCGCCGCTGCCGGGCGCCGGGCGCGGCCTCGACGAGCTGCTGCGGGTGATCGAGCGCGAGGTGATGCCCGCGCCGATGGGCAACGGGCACCCGCGCTTCTTCGGCTGGGTGAACTCGGCGCCGGCCCCCGCCGGGGTGCTGGCCACCCTGGCCGCCGCCGCGATGAACCCGAGCTCGGCGGGCGGTGACCATGCCGACGTGCACCTGGAGCGGGCGGTGGTGCGCTGGTTGGCCGAGCTGGTCGGGTTCCCGCACGGCCCGCGGGGCGGCGGGGAGGGCCCTGGCGGCGGCGGGCTGCTGACCTCCGGCACCTCGATGGCGACCATCGTCTGCCTGGCCGCCGCGCGCAACCGCGCGGCCGCCAGGGCCGGACACGACGTGCGGGCCGAGGGGCTGGCCGGGCTGCCGCCGCTGGTCGGCTACGTCAGCGGGGAGACCCACTCCTGCGTCCGCAAGGCGGCCGAGCTGCTGGGCCTGGGCAGCCGGCAGCTGCGGGTGCTGCCCGGGGACACCGAGGGGCGGCTGGACGTCGAGGCGCTGCGCGCGGCCGTCGCCGAGGACCGGGCGGCCGGCCGGCTGCCGTTCCTGGTGGTCGCCTCGGCCGGGACGGTCAACACCGGCGCGGTGGACCGCTTCGAGCCGATCGCCGACCTCTGCGCCGAGGAGGGACTCTGGCTGCACATCGACGGCGCGTACGGGGCCTTCGGGGTGCTCGACCCCGGGATCGCGCACCGCTACGCGGGCCTGGGGCGGGCCGACTCGCTGGCCCTGGACCCGCACAAGTGGCTCGGCGTGCCGGTGGACTGCGGCTGCGCCCTGCTGCGCGACGCCGAGCAGTTGCGCGGCACCTTCAGCCTGGTGCCCGCCTACCTGCGGGACGAGGAGGGCGACGGGTTCGGCTGGTTCTCCGAGTACGGCACCGAGCAGACCCGCCCGTTCCGCGCGCTCAAGGTCTGGGCCACCATCGCGCACCGGGGCCGCGAGGGCCTGGCGGCCGACATCGCGCACTGCACCCGGCTGGCCCGGCGGCTCGGCGAGCTGGTCGAGGCGGATCCGGAGCTGGAGCTGCTGGCCCCGGTGGAGACCTCGATCGTGGCCTTCCGGGCCCGTCCGGCACGGCTGCCACCGGCCGAGCTGAACAGGCTCAACCAGGCGCTGCCGCTCGCGGTGCAGCGACGCGGGCGGGCCTTCGTCACCGGCACCGTGCTGGCCGGGCGGGAGGCGATGCGCGCCTGCCTGCTCAACGCCGCCACCACGGAGGCGGATCTGACCGTCCTGCTGGCCGAAGTCCGCTCCGCCGCAGGTGATCTGACTACCCGACAGTAG
- a CDS encoding FBP domain-containing protein produces MESLTEEEIRAAFVNCTKGEAKRLSVPRDLADRPWADLDYLGWRDPQARDRAYLVTVLEGRPTALALRGPGSTVRQARRSLCSLCLTAHTGGVSLMVAPKAGRAGQQGNSVGAYLCDDLACSLYVRGKKDAGAGARLPESLTVEERIQRTLANVADFIAKVTA; encoded by the coding sequence ATGGAGTCACTGACCGAAGAAGAGATCCGTGCCGCGTTCGTGAACTGCACCAAGGGCGAGGCGAAGCGACTGTCCGTCCCGCGCGACCTGGCCGACCGCCCGTGGGCCGACCTGGACTACCTCGGCTGGCGCGACCCGCAGGCCCGTGACCGGGCCTACCTGGTCACCGTGCTGGAGGGCCGCCCGACCGCCCTCGCGCTGCGCGGCCCCGGCTCGACCGTCCGGCAGGCCCGGCGCAGCCTCTGCTCGCTCTGCCTGACCGCCCACACCGGCGGCGTCTCGCTGATGGTCGCCCCCAAGGCGGGCCGGGCCGGCCAGCAGGGCAACTCGGTCGGCGCCTACCTCTGCGACGACCTCGCCTGCTCGCTCTACGTCCGGGGCAAGAAGGACGCGGGCGCCGGCGCGCGGCTGCCGGAGTCGCTCACCGTGGAGGAGAGGATCCAGCGGACCTTGGCGAACGTCGCCGACTTCATCGCCAAGGTCACCGCCTGA
- a CDS encoding TetR/AcrR family transcriptional regulator has product MARAGVTTERLTRAGAELADEVGFEQVTVSALARRFDVKVASLYSHVRNSHDLRTRIALLALEELADRAADALAGRAGKDALTALANVYRDYAHEHPGRYTAAQFRLDPATAAASAGVRHAQMTRAILRGYDLAEPDQTHAVRLLGSVFHGYVTLEMGGGFSHSAPDTQETWSRTLDALDALLRNWPAP; this is encoded by the coding sequence ATGGCACGAGCAGGAGTGACGACGGAACGCCTCACCCGAGCCGGGGCGGAGCTGGCCGACGAGGTCGGGTTCGAGCAGGTGACCGTCTCGGCGCTGGCCAGGCGGTTCGACGTCAAGGTCGCGAGCCTCTACTCGCACGTACGGAACTCCCACGACCTGCGGACCAGGATCGCCCTGCTCGCCCTGGAGGAACTGGCTGACCGGGCGGCCGACGCCCTGGCCGGTCGGGCCGGCAAGGACGCGCTGACCGCCCTCGCGAACGTCTACCGCGATTACGCCCATGAACACCCCGGCCGCTACACCGCGGCCCAGTTCAGGCTCGACCCGGCGACGGCGGCCGCCAGCGCCGGGGTGCGGCACGCCCAGATGACCCGGGCGATCCTGCGCGGCTACGACCTGGCGGAACCGGACCAGACCCACGCGGTCCGGCTGCTGGGCAGCGTCTTCCACGGGTACGTGACGTTGGAGATGGGGGGCGGCTTCAGCCACAGCGCCCCCGACACCCAGGAGACCTGGTCACGGACCCTGGACGCGCTCGACGCCCTGCTGCGGAACTGGCCCGCGCCCTGA
- a CDS encoding alkaline phosphatase family protein, with product MSSLWPAGPRRVLVVGIDGVRLDLLPELATPHLDAVAADGFLAPVEVDEATPTMSGPCWATIVTGVTVAKHGVFGNHLGGNRLDVFPDFTTRLAETHRRRTFAVGGWEPLFLARQGGPLFAAPGRLAYIAPLEDTPEAWEVCDERATAEAVTVLTGDDDPQATFVYLGAVDETAHFLGCGAEYRRSIEAADARLGRLLAALRARPEYAEEEWTVIVVTDHGHVDQGGHGGRSTLERTAWVAASGPGLPPGGQVLPVRHVDVAAHVYAALQIAPDPHWTLDGRPFTPAAATEATSR from the coding sequence GTGTCCAGCCTCTGGCCCGCCGGCCCGCGCCGCGTCCTGGTCGTCGGCATCGACGGCGTCCGCCTCGACCTGCTGCCCGAGCTGGCGACCCCGCACCTGGACGCGGTGGCGGCGGACGGCTTCCTGGCCCCCGTCGAGGTCGACGAGGCCACGCCCACCATGTCGGGGCCGTGCTGGGCGACCATCGTCACCGGGGTCACGGTCGCCAAGCACGGCGTCTTCGGCAACCACCTGGGCGGCAACCGGCTGGACGTCTTCCCGGACTTCACCACCCGGCTGGCCGAGACGCACCGGCGGCGCACCTTCGCGGTCGGCGGCTGGGAGCCGCTCTTCCTGGCCCGCCAGGGCGGCCCGCTCTTCGCCGCCCCGGGCCGGCTGGCCTACATCGCGCCGCTGGAGGACACCCCCGAGGCCTGGGAGGTCTGCGACGAGCGGGCCACCGCCGAGGCGGTCACCGTGCTGACCGGCGACGACGACCCGCAGGCGACCTTCGTCTACCTGGGCGCGGTGGACGAGACGGCGCACTTCCTGGGCTGCGGCGCCGAGTACCGCCGCTCGATCGAGGCCGCCGACGCCCGCCTCGGCCGGCTGCTGGCCGCGCTGCGGGCCCGCCCCGAGTACGCCGAGGAGGAGTGGACGGTGATCGTGGTGACCGACCACGGCCACGTCGACCAGGGCGGCCACGGCGGGCGCAGCACGCTGGAGCGCACCGCCTGGGTGGCCGCCAGCGGCCCCGGTCTGCCGCCCGGCGGCCAGGTGCTGCCGGTGCGCCACGTGGACGTGGCGGCCCACGTCTACGCGGCGCTGCAGATCGCGCCCGACCCGCACTGGACCCTGGACGGGCGCCCGTTCACCCCGGCGGCCGCCACCGAGGCGACCTCGCGGTAG
- a CDS encoding GNAT family N-acetyltransferase, which translates to MATTADLAFRPATARDIPALVELVESAYRGDASRVGWTTEADLLDGQRTDPDSVAQALARPDTRVLLAERAGTGELLACCTVERRGGGAYFGMFSVRPAQQGGGVGRLVLAEAERIAREEWGATELEMTVIVQRADLIAWYERRGFNRTGELSPFPYGDPSFGLPKRPDLAFERLVKAL; encoded by the coding sequence ATGGCAACCACCGCTGACCTGGCCTTCCGCCCCGCGACCGCGCGCGACATCCCGGCGCTGGTCGAGCTGGTCGAGTCCGCCTACCGCGGCGACGCGAGCCGGGTGGGCTGGACCACCGAGGCGGACCTGCTGGACGGGCAGCGCACCGACCCGGACTCCGTCGCCCAGGCGCTGGCCCGCCCCGACACCCGGGTGCTGCTGGCCGAGCGGGCCGGCACCGGCGAGCTGCTCGCCTGCTGCACGGTGGAGCGGCGGGGCGGTGGGGCCTACTTCGGGATGTTCTCGGTCCGGCCCGCCCAGCAGGGCGGCGGGGTGGGCCGGCTGGTGCTCGCCGAGGCCGAGCGGATCGCCCGGGAGGAGTGGGGCGCCACCGAGCTGGAGATGACGGTGATCGTGCAGCGCGCCGACCTGATCGCCTGGTACGAGCGCCGCGGCTTCAACCGCACCGGCGAGCTGTCGCCGTTCCCCTACGGCGACCCGAGCTTCGGCCTGCCCAAGCGCCCCGACCTGGCCTTCGAGCGGCTGGTCAAGGCGCTCTGA